GCATTTGCCGTGAGCTGCACGAGTTGCGTATTGAGTAACCTGCTTCTAACGCTGCGCAGCTGTGCGCCCTAGCCCAAGAATAAATGATGGAGCGAGCCTTTGCCTAGCTAACTTGTTTTCGCTGGTTGGTTATCAACTACAGCTACTTGCCCAGCTATAGCAGCTATGTACCGTGGCTCTGCTTAGCTAAGGATTATCTAGCGCCTCAACACTCTCATAGGTACAATAACTATACTTTTACTTTATCTCGCAGTGGCTACTCTCTCAACAAAAGGTTGGCAGAACAAAGGGTATCTGCTTAAACCATAGTCATGGAATATCTAATTTTAGCGGTGGTCTAGAAGGTGCTTTTGGTTAGTTAGGAGCATGCTTCAGACTACGGTGGCTTGTGCCAAGTGCGGCAGCAGTGCCTTACGCAAGAACGGCAGCAGCAAAGGCAAAGCCAAGGACGTGAGCACGGCCTGCCGCCACCAAGCTGTGTTTGCCCCGGCGGCTCCGCGCAAAGCGGCCCAGTACGCGCAAGTGGAAAAACTGCTGCTCAAGTGTGTTTCGCAGCGGGCGATTGTGCGGCTCACAGGCGTGGCGCGTATGACCGTGGCCAAGCTGGCAAAAAAGCCCGTACGCCCCCGACTAGTTGCCGCTTGCCCTTGCGGGTGAAAAAGCTGGAACTGGACGAAATGTGGACCTTTGTGGGCCGCAAGCAGCGCAAAGTATAGCTGTGGCTGGCCGTAGAGCGTGGCACCCGGCGCATCGTAGCCGGGTGTTGGGCTGCCGCGGGCAAATCACTGCGAAGCGTTTGTGGCAGGCCCTGCCTAGACCGTACCGGACCACCACCTGGTACTACACCGACGAGTTGCAGGCCTACCACGGCGTACTCCCGAAGCGAGCACATCAGGTCTGTGAGAAAGGCAGCAGGCAAACCAGCATCGTCGAAGCCATTAACTGTTCCTTACGCCAGCGCTGCAGCGTCCTGGTGCGCCGCTTCTGCTCGTTCAGCCGTTCACTCACCATGCACCAAACCCGTATTCAGCTCGTCGTTGACGAACATAATCGCCGACTCACAAGCTCTTAGACCACCGCCCTTCAGCCGGCTCAGCAGGATAACCTAGAAGCTTTTACTTGAAGCTGAATATGCCTTGAGCGCAGTTCCCCTTTATTCGTGTATTTCTTGATAAATAGCTGCGGCTACTGCTTCTGAAGACCCTTGCGTTTGCCACCAATGTAGCGTTTGATAGTGAAGATCGAGCATACGGGTAGGTTCGGCTAATAAATGCTTTATTGTTTTGTGTAGTTCACGCCATGAAGGCAGTATTACAAATGGAGCATCTTTGTGCACAGGTACATCCGGTAAAGGTGTAGTAACAACAATATTGCCTAACTGCGCAGCCTCGAAGTGCCGCATGGTCTCAGCGTTTTCCACCCCGGCTAGGCACAGACAAATCTTACTATCTTGCATAACCACAGCATATTCATCTGGAGAAATGCCGTTATGAAAACCTGTGCTAAATCGAATAACAGAATTGGAGAAAGTTGCATCAAAACTAGTACCCAACAGCTTTTTACCCCGATGAAGTAATGCGAACGGTACTAAGTGAGCACCGGTTAGGGCCCGATAAAGATTGGCACGGCCTAGGTGCAAATTTCCGGAAAAGAATACGTTATATTTCCTCGTTTCAAAGCTTTTGAAACCCGTAGCGGCAAACTGAGTGCTAGGACCAACTGCCAAGTGATTAAACTTGCCTTGGCCATGGAAGCGGACTGGTAAGTATGTGCGAAAAATATAGTCTACCTTGTCGTAGAAGGAATACGCGACACTCGACGATTCATCACCAACGCACAGAGCTATTTTCTTTTTAGCAGTATCAGCAATGGTTAAGTCATTGCCTTTTCATTTACTTAGTTGAAAATAGAGATATAATTCATATTCTCCTGCAAGCTGACTTTGTAGAATATCTATCTACTCTATTAATATAATCAGATTCGCGAAAAGTACATACATCTTTTATAAGATAGTTACTTTGAATAGCCTCCATGTTGATAGTGAACTAGTT
This Hymenobacter sp. GOD-10R DNA region includes the following protein-coding sequences:
- a CDS encoding IS1 family transposase, which translates into the protein MAGRRAWHPAHRSRVLGCRGQITAKRLWQALPRPYRTTTWYYTDELQAYHGVLPKRAHQVCEKGSRQTSIVEAINCSLRQRCSVLVRRFCSFSRSLTMHQTRIQLVVDEHNRRLTSS